A stretch of the Equus caballus isolate H_3958 breed thoroughbred chromosome X, TB-T2T, whole genome shotgun sequence genome encodes the following:
- the LOC100630608 gene encoding nuclear cap-binding protein subunit 2: MGLGKVKKAACNFCFVEYHKRADAENALWFLNGTRLDDRIIRVDWDIGFRERRRYGRYGRGRFRGQVREGLRFDFDAGRGGFGKQTQARDRRGIH; this comes from the coding sequence ATGGGCCTGGGTAAAGTCAAGAAAGCGGCATGTAATTTCTGTTTTGTAGAATACCATAAGAGAGCTGATGCCGAAAATGCCTTGTGGTTCCTAAATGGGACCCGCCTAGATGACCGTATCATCCGCGTAGATTGGGATATAGGCTTTAGAGAGCGCAGACGGTATGGCCGGTATGGCCGTGGCCGATTTCGAGGCCAGGTAAGAGAGGGGCTTCGTTTTGACTTTGATGCTGGTAGAGGaggctttggaaagcagactCAGGCCCGTGACAGGAGAGGAATCCACTAG